In the genome of Anabrus simplex isolate iqAnaSimp1 chromosome 7, ASM4041472v1, whole genome shotgun sequence, the window GTCAAACTCATCATGCCATTTATATGTAGATTTCTCATTTCTTCCCTAAGTCCAGAAACTTTCATTTTCGTTGCAACTCCTTTCAACATTTCAGtaaactcaaataataatactgaatcctTGTACTTACTTTAAGTATAGTAACTTGATCAATAACAGACAGCAACTGGTCTAATGTTGTAGCCCAAACAATATAGTGGTCATGCGTGTCTGTTGGCATCAATTCTGGCTACACATTGATGAGGTGCTCTACCATatcttattctgtgctcgttggctgGCATAGACGATGTTGCCAATATGGTGATGGGAAGAAATCTTGGCTTCAGCGAGTGAATTCATGAGTCGCCATCTGTATGTTATTCTGTGCTCTTTGACAATCATCTTCAGCAATGCTTCAGACACGTTTTGACAGTTTTGTTGTATTTTCCTTTTAAAGGAGAGGCAACAACATGTATCTGGTgtgaatttcagctgttgaaaccgtCTCATGTTTTTCACAATCACTGTGAATGACAGgcagaatagggattttatatatatatgatgtTTTGTTTATCCAATAGCTcatgttttcagtttgtattttacttttttttaattatGATGTATTGTTTGTCTCTTTCTCTTATTTTTATGCTTCagatttattttcttttgtttattgaGCTTTGCTTTCTCTATGTTTTATTAATTTAGGTATCTTTTATTATATAATAGAATTTTTATATCGCttatattttcctgttattaacatggttaagtgtaagagagggccatgagccctgaCTTTGCCACGTTTAAAGACACAAATGAATGGAAGAACGAATGAAGGTAGTAAATGACTAGGAACACAGGGCAAACACAAAGGGGGAAAAGGAactaagtattgtaaagaaagaaacaagtatgtgtataattctttttttattttattttttacaagttgctttacgtcacaccgacacagataggtcatatggcaacgatgggacaggaaagggctaggagtgcaaatgagatggccatggccttaattaaggtacagccccagcatttgcctggtgtgaaaatgggaaaccacggaaaaccatcttcaaggttgccgacagtggggttggaacccactgtctcccgaatactagatactgaccgcacttaagcgactgcagctattgagctcggtatgagTATAAATCAAGCGATATATAGAAAGATAGAAACATTGAAAGGAACATACAGTAAGTACAGTATATGAGCAGGCTTCAATATGTATTGGGGGTCCATCTTCACCTGccctcttgatgaagctgggaagtaaaAACAAAATTCTTCAAGGGCTGAGAAGGAATGGATGTAGAAAAACTGGCATTTTTGACAAGAGAACCAATCTCGTTGCAGagggcagtgtatgaagatgtggacaCTGTCTTAGTCCTTTAgcgttttctttctatttctctgtCCTCCCACACAGACCTTACTTGCGTTTATCCTGTTATGGCTTACTTTTGATGATCCCATCTTCCTATACATGTCTTGATTTGCACTTATTTCCTTCCATTATCCAAACATATTTTCTCCTTTCTCCAAGATATCAATAGGAGATATTTGGATCTACTTGTGAATAATTAAGTTTCCAATGGGTTTAAGAAGCCTGTTACCAGTGCTTGTCCAAGGCAATAAATGTTGAAACAGTTATATAATCAACACTTTATTTGTTATCTATGTACAAAAATATATTCACATAACAAACCAACATTTCATTTATACAAAATGTACATGCATGAAGGATCTCTAAATctgattttaggaaataataaatATTGCTTAACATGTTGTAAGGTCCATCCATTGTAATAGTGCAATGCAGTTGCTCATTACTTAGAGCATATAAATGATGTGATGAAGAATTTCACAGGGTGATCCTTGTGATTTGATGCCAAAAAGCATGATCTTAATTTCATATATCCTACATCTGTTTTGAGAATCAGAGTGGCATGAATGTAATTGAATATTGCTCATGAATCTAATGTATGAATGGATATATAAAAAGATAGCATACAACTTTGAAATACGGTCCAGTTTAGAGCAGTTTTGAGTCATTGCTGGATATCACAAGCAGGTGAGATGTGAGGAGGTgttaataaatacaaaataataatatttacaatgtgATATGAACAATTCTACAATGAGTATCATTTCGGGCCCTGGTGGATGAACTGCCTTCCCACCTTAGTTCAGAAAATTATGTTGAGTTAGTATTTGTACTTGAAGACAGTCTTTTTAACTGTTATACAATTTTGTGGATGTGTAATCATCAATATGAATCCCAAAATTTGGAATTCCAGTGTTCTTTGAATTCTGCCAAACAGtcaagtatttgttgttttcaaACTGAGGAATTAATATTAAAATTGTCAACATTTTCTGAATTCTATTTCTAGTGAGCCTTTAATTTGATGTGCACATTCAAAGTGAAATGATTAATAGAGGGTGAGCAATGTTGCAGTACTAGAGAGAAGCAGACAAAGAGCTGAAATAGGACTTGCTACTCCGTTGTCGAGCATCGTATGGTTTGAAGAATGCATATCATGGTGATTATGATGACtatgatcatgatcatcatgacCAGGTTCATGATGAGGAGATGGTGAACGTTTCTCCCTTACTGAGCGGTATTTAGTCTGACTGTCCTCCTCTGTTAAAACTCGCTTTATGTTAACTGGATCTATAAATTCAATTTCATCTAGACTTTCTTTCCGATCAGCATCACTTTGATGTATTACAGCCTTATGCTTATCTTTTGTGCTAAAGCCTTTAACTTTAGATCTTTTGATTGGGTGAACAAGTTCTTTGACTTCTGAGCCTGCAGGTACAAGGTCATCCCTTCCAACCAGTGACAGTTGAGTGTGGTGGACTGAAGACCTGAGAGGTTGAGGAAACTGCGGTGGTATAGTCTGAGCATGCTGTTTATTGTGATTTTGGAGTTGAGGAATACTTTCCGGTCGTACTACACTTGGCACTGGAGGTGGTACTTCTCCACGATAGGGTCCGAACTGTGGGGTACCTTTAATGAGGTCAGCTGTGCCTGAAGGGCTTTGGAAACTTGTACTACCCATTGATGGATCAGAAATTGAGGATGCTAAACTGACATCTACCACAGGCTTTCCATCGTAGGTGATTACTGCTCCAGGTGGAATTTGAGCTTCGACATTTGGTGGGTTACCTTGTTGCTCATCAAGACTGTAATCTGCTGGTGGAAGGTAATAAGTatccattctttctgcagccattGGTGTTTCGTCTTGAGCATCATCTGCAATTTGCTTGTGGCGGAATGAAGGAGATCCAGCTCTTATAGGAACACGGAAGGCAGGGGGAACATTGTCAGAATATGCTGGCCTTCGAACTGCACCTGGTCTTGGTCTTGCAAGTGGCTGACCTGGTACTCTTGAAGTCTGTATACTATTTCTGTGGTTCAGACTTGCTGCTGGAGGAATCAGGCCTTCAGCAATAACACCAGACTTCTTATTGGCTAGTTTTGATCCATTCTGCTGACCTACGATCCTATCGGGTGGAGATGGGATGAACATAGGTTCAAATGATTCAGGTTGTTGACCTTCAAATGGATtgtcttttctttcttccttttctgtACCTTCTTTTGTTAGTTCGGCAATAATTTCCCTTTCCATATCTTCAAGTGCTTTCAATTCATGAGTCGCATTTTCTACATCAGATTCTGGCTCACTTTCTACAGATGATCTGTCCTGTGCAGCGAAAGTTTTTGGGACTATAGGTTTGAATCCTCCTTCAACTACAACTGATTCAGGATGGAATCCTGTGTTCACTGCGATGGGCATGTTCAGCCTTGATGGTTCTTCACTTGTGCTAACAAGTGGTGCAGGAGACACAAGACCAGACTTGTTTGTCAGTTCAGATTTCTTTGTTTCACTGTATTTAATTTCTGGTTCTGATGTTGTGGAAATAAATCTGGTTTGTAATCTGTCATGATTTAGTCTTTGGGGTGGCAGCGAGTACTGCATGTTTTTGAAAGTTGAAGCATACTGTTGCTGGGTTGGTATCATTGCTGGAGTAGTGCGCATGCCCACTGTTGTCATAGGGCGGTGGTATGGAGCTGGACTTACCATTGTTCTGTGAGGAGGGCCCATGTGAGTTACTCTAAAGAAAGGTTTCTTTGATGTCATAACATAGGTAGAAGGAACGGGTGTTGACATGTAAGTATGGCGAAACATTGTTGACGCTGTGACCGGTCTGTGCATGTGTGTGTAGCCTCGATGGGGAATTGGACGTCGGAATGAATATCCCTGAGGACGCATGAACATCATTTGAGAATGAGCTGAGTATGGACCAGGTCTTCCATTTGGCATTACATAACCGTGTGGTGCTAATCCATGTGGACGGTGAGATAATGGCCTTTTGTATGCTAAAACTGGTGGATTCATGATGGTTGTCTGCACTTCTGAGTTTGACTTCAGTACATCACTTTCTGTCATGTTTTTATCTGGTGTTTCTTGCATTCCATTATCAGTTTCCTTAGGGTCATTATCTGTATCAAGAGACTGGCTCGGGACTGGACTGTCTGACAGTAGCTTGACATCATTAGGCTCTGTGTTCTGCGGGAgaacagaatgtggtgtcgtggcGTGGATAACTGGTGTCCTCATTGGATCTGCTGAACTTAGTACATTATTAAATTGTTGTTGACTTGTGTCAGCCTGTGAATACTGTGTAGGTTGGCTACTTGGAGTGACTATCAAGTCGGAAGGTTGCTCGTGGCCGAGAGATGATGGTGTGGTTGCTTGTAGGAGTTCAGCCTGTGGTTGCTCTTGAGAACCATCCTGAGAGTGTGAGGATGAAAGTGGAAGTTCAGGATCTTTATGGAGGGGAGGGGATGGTTTGAAAGGAATGCTATCACTTGTGTTATAATTGTTTTGAGAAATTAAAAATGTTTCTTTTTCCTTATATGTTTCTGATTTTGGTTCTGTGTTATCTGAGAGTGGTATATACTGCACTAATGTAGAAGGGTATTGCTGTAACTCAGAGGGTGGAACTAATAGATCTGAATTATCTTTATATTCTTCTTTGGTGTTTTCATTGGATTCTGGATTGCTAATGAGAGAAAATGAGAAATCTTGCTGAAAGTTTTCCTGTGTGTTAGAAGGAAGCTTTTGGAAGTCTTTAAAAATATTTTCCTTTACATCTTGACTATTACCCTTATCTCCAGTATAAAAGACACCATTAGGTTTTACTCGTGTTGATACTCTTATACTGGGTCTCGACTGAAGTTCTTCATCCTCTCCGTCTTCATCTTCGTGAGCATTCTGACCTGCAGGGAGACGTGCCGCAACTGGCTCACTGGCTCCGTCTGAACTGTCACAGCTGTCGTGAACATTTATCTTCCAACCCAGGTATCGATGTGTGTAGCACTGCAAACAGCAGACAATATGATGGTTTCAGGAAACTAATTATACATGCATAAAGTAGAAGAATACAGCAGGAAAAAGCATTTTACCAGAGGGTGAAGAACGTTATCTGAAAGAAGGAAGCACCAAAGAAGGGTAAAGAGAttactgtatatatattgtacGATGTATTATTGTTCTGTACTGACTGAACTTACAATCCATTATTAGAacacaagctgcatcaaaattctaccaatCCGTTCATCAACTACTTTGGGATGGCTCATTTCTCCAAGCTCACATTGTACAGAACATATATTATATCAGTTCTGGACTGAAAGCAGCAACATTGACTAGACCAGCAAAGAGTCTTCATTCTTGCCCAAAAAGACAACGAGAGAcaaaaaaaaggaatgaaaataTCTGGCAACAACTTAGATTGGACAAGAGTCTGTCAGAAACCTTAGATGGTAAAGACATACGAAAAGGATGGCACCAGTAAGGACCAATTAGGAATGTtattggtaagaggcccagaggaagaccttgtgatggttgtgaaaataaaaattttcaaggACCTTGCAAAGTGTGATGTAAATTGGAAGAAAAACATAGAATATTATCTGTGGATGGACATGGTGAACTGGAAAAGGCCTGTAAACACCCGCACCTGACTCGCTGGAGtggagaattgatgatgatgatgactggctTATGCTGCAGAGACTAACTGCTTGATGGAAAGACTGGAGAGTAAAATCCACAATAGTGATATGAAATTCTtaagaagtatgacaggaaagacatGAAGAAATGTTACTTCCATTCAGACTGAAAAGAAGAGTTAGTGTAAGATGCTATGAATTCCAGAACGACATGTTGTTAGAGGTTTCTGTGAATTCTTGCCGGAGAAGAAACTGCCTGCTTCACTACTGCGGTTAATAAACTCTATCAACAGCATTCTGATTTGTACTGTTGAATATGATTTTGgcttttcttacatgattttcaCACCAATAAAAGCTTCTATACAAATGAAGATTGTGAGTACACTGATGTTCATCAATATGCTTGCACATCCTATGAGTATTTCACAACTCTTACCGTGTCATTTCCTGTTCTCATCTAGCAACAGACATGAACAGTAAGGAACAATCTCATGAAGACAGCAACACTAGTGTAATGAGCACAATTTGGAAGCAATTGTGAAAAATTAAGGCAATTTAAAACATTTTGGCTTTTGcaataatgttaaacattttatttccatttcatatatacaaaggtcgatcaaatacAAATGGgacttttgttcctgaacatcaacagtttgtttgaacatgtcctcggacagtcccggcactgaaagccatacgccatttcaacagttggtaggactagccccgcgcttctgctacgcttaggcgggactgttaggagtggggagagcatgctgttagatatttcccgctgttTTGTCAGTAACATTCACAATGTCAGAACAACAGGTGCACCCCAccactgcgcaacacataattataaaatttcttgctcgtgaaggagttacagtggtggAAATTTGGCGTAGATTGattgcacagtttggtgatcaaacattgtcaaggatgcgtgtgtttgcttgacataaaatgttcaaggaaggatgagaacgtgtggaaaatcagcaacacgatcgccgtccgtAGACCAGCATTACAGCATTACATTCAtgcagttaaagacattattgacgatgaTCGATGGGCAAGAGTATtggaaattgcagaacaagtcggaatcagttatgggagctgtcaagcaatcatcacaaacgacctacagttctgtaaagtgtTTTTCAGATGGGTCGCTCACCTTTTGACTGAAAATTTGAAGTTGAGACATTTGGACGTCTGTCATAGGCTTACAGCAAGATTTGCATTTTAGAGTCGGATTGTCACCTGCGACAAAACGTGGGTCCACCGCTACTCTcccaaatccaaacaagccagtaaggagtggcggaggaaagggaagacagcaccagtgaaagccaagactcaaccgtcagctggcaaggttcttgcaactctTTATTGCGATtggtgaggcattttgctgattgaccTTTTGTATGAGTGACGCACaatcagtgctgcttactactAGGATCTGTTGAACAaagcgagggttgcatatcgccgcaaaagacgagaccaactgatTCGACAGGTCATGCTTCTACGCGACAATGagtggccccatactgcagctctaactgtctccaagctaaaagcaaatgcactggactacacttgatcatcctccttacagcccggacttatcgccctgcgatttccatttgtttggaccgcttaaagaagctctaggagggcaacgatttgaagatgacgagagtgtggaagacttcttgTGCAAATGGCTGGTGATgcaaccctgttctttttacgatgagggcatcaaaaagctgcccgggcgctgggacaaatgcatttccaaagcaagaaactatgtggaaaaatcaATTGTAATTggcttgtgtttttcaataaattaatttaaataaaaaataaaatcccatttatttTTGATCCCCCCTTGTATATAAAATAtctatttgtaaaatataaaaggACAAGAGCTTCAAAGGCCTGATTCAATTTTCTTGTGTTTTGAAACAAGATGGTAGAGTTGCAGTAAACTTATGTTTAGAGAAGAGCCATGGTtatcactagagatgggaattataggcacgaataggttagaatgcaaagtgtttgaacaaggtgcaagtatCATTGAGCCGCTCACCACCTACGTAAGATGAGttacataaattttaggggttctgatagttcagatcgctaatattcaTGCAAATCTAATTGCAGGACTGTCATGCGAGTAGAAAACATTTGCGCCTTGTTCAAacattttgcattctaacctattcatgcctataattcccatctctagttatcACAGTATCAGTTTCTCCCTTGCAGCATATATAATGATTTGTTAGTTATCAACACATCTAATGTAACACAATTTTATGCTGTCTATAATGTAAGAGATGAAGTAGAGAGAGGGTTAAGTTTACCTGATAGTACACTGTGTCAGGCGTATTTTCATCTGGAGTCCACTGTACAAGGCCAGCCTCGCCTTCATCACATTCAAGGGTTAGAGTTCGTTGGTAGGCACCAAATGAAGCAAATTCATCTGCAGGTGGCTGGTCAGGATTGGGAGTCCAGTTGCATAGTCGACCAGTTCCAGTCGGATATACTTCTCCTCGTCGGTTCTGCTGCACTCCGGCAAAAACTCGTACGTTCTGTCATTAAAATTAAATGTGCATATTAGAATCATGATCACTTATATACTAAAGTAATTTTCTTAGAGCAGGCCATCCCAACTTAAATGTGAAGGTTGCTCCATGTTTGCTCAGGGCTTATCTCCACTACTGTCTATCACTGCAGCTGTGGTGATGTAAGAACATTAGCGCTGGGTTGCTGGCCTCGCATTTTTAACTGACATTACAAACATTTAAAGCGATTTGTTGATTAGTGCTGCGTGAGACAGACGGAAGTTTCATTTTTCGAAAaagaaagattttgaagaattccTGTATGTATTCTCTGACTGTAACACTGACAGATACTGTGAAGCCCTTAAATAATTTGACAATGGTTTAGAAATACTGAAGACATGTCacctgaattaaacatttttatgataCATTTCTGTTAATTTTGAGTAAGCTCTAATGGATCATTAAGCATGTACAGGGTGTAGTGTATGAGTCCCGTGCTCACCCGCACATGCACtacctctacgtgagcataaggcagtagcaatcaATGAGACATTGacgtttcaagcggacagtgtatgtcagcatgggtagatgtaaggatatgACAAAGTAGCagaaggggcaatcgtgtttggctgtGCCTATGTCTGGAtggtgcatgaagttgctggatttgttggtttTCACAGCAGATTGtttaacgtgtctacaagcagtggtgtactacagaTGGTCACAAAACATGACATCAGAAttgtgttgataaacttaaccataataggtattttattagatcctgtactgacttgtctaaatctattaaaaaactatttaaaatgttAGGTCCACCTTGTGAATATACTTTTAATGATTGAGaattattctatcatacatgtttcaggaacaatatgcattcccttcatcagtgaagtcaactTATTTGTTCTACCATACATGTTCCTGAAAcgtgtatgatagaataaataatttttaatcattaaaagtgtattgacaaggtggagccaacataaactattttaaatagtttctttaatagagtcagaattgtggttggaaaaagatcgtgactgagagggaccggagatgcctttcatggcttgtgaatcaaaaaaTCATTTCCAAACCTgtcaggaattgctgcagtcagtcaATGAAGGTCCATCTCAACCTGTTAGCAAGAGAGAGCATTGTGATGCAAACTGTATGCAATCGACATTTGGAGTCAgtcaccttgcaagaggccattgctcacacaggtacATAAAGCTGCGTGTCTTCAACGGGCTAGAAATCATCAgatgtggacagtagctgactggtggaacatAATATGGTCTGACGAATCACCTTTTTTTCCTGTATTCCAATGGTGCACATTATCgattgcaccgaaggccaaatgaagcattttatcCTCGATGTGGGTAAGATCaggtttgggtttttttttttttgtatcatggattgggcccactcactgaggtgaACACTAATATGAACCagtatgtttatttaaacattctggaggATCAGGGGTTGCCTTTCAGGCAACACCTGCATGATGTGTATGCTATGGATaccctgatttttcaagatgacagcagcaAAGTTCATTGAGCTGGATGCATattgtgactggttttatgaacactcccccaccccaTTACATCTCAATTGgcttgcaaaatcacctgacttaaacaccattgaaaatctgtgggacatattggaacagcgggtaaaacgccaacatcagcatccctgcaatttggtggaattgcatgACCAAATCCTCTGTCAGCGGCTTAACTTGGATGAGACGTACCTGCACGACCTGGACTCACTTCCTAATcaaatccaggtggttatcaattCCAGAGGCAaagttacacagtattaaatgtaatgatttctccaggggtgactgatattttgtccggtgagcttacctAATAGGTATGATAGGAAAACTAAGGAAaaacagattgagaaatgaagatattagaAAAGAAGTtggaatagaaaacctaaatgagagaattgacagGAATAATCTAAGATGatctggacatgtaaagaggatggatgaGTAAAGAAtatcaaaacagatgatggagatgaagttcaagggaaagaaagcaggaggaagacctagaacaaggtggatggaTCCAATAACGAGGAGTGCAAAAGAAGAATCCTGGACTGGGATgaaatggtggaaggagaggggAAGGTTGAGAAGGGCCATAAATGCCTTGACCTGGTAGGAGCTGGATGaggggaaaggatgatgatgatgatgaggaggagataTTGCATTATTCCAGGCAGCCTCCTAGCATTTTATAAGAATTTGGAACAAAAAGAATTTCTGTGTATGCAAATTAGTTACTTTTTTTTGCTCTACACAACTTTGCGAACAAATATTCTCAGCCATGAACCTGAATAAGCGTAGAACTCATGTTTGTCTGATGTTGTGTGGAAGCAGGGTTATGCTTTCAATCTGTTCAAATAATTTTCCCTGACATCACTAAGTTGGTGAAATTGCAGAAATTTTAGTTGTCCTATATGCAGAGGAAGAGGGCAGTTTTCTTTTGTTACATTGTGTTAgtaattcttaaattatttttttatctcaTAAAATGTGCCATTCTTGCACTTCACTCTCCTCTTGTCTGTCTCCCATTCACTTGCTGTTTCTCTCCTTCAGGGTTCACTCTCAGCCCTGGGCAAGCACAGCGGCTACCCAACTGAAATGACCTGTCTTAGAGTATCAAAAGATGAGATGTAATGAGCTATGTTTTATACCAAGCGTCAATCACAATGAAAGCCAGTTAGCAAAGATTTGAACTCTATTTCAACATACTCGGTCCACAGTTAGAAACATTTCATAGGTAGACAACTGTCTCGCTTCATATTCAATAAAATACCAGGTCTATTTGCAGTTCACTtcagtgactgaggtgtgagcaatGCTAGTAACACCTTTCCTTATATAGCCTGTGATGAATGCCTGGTTTGTATAAGGCTTGCTGATGGGACagccaagaggtggcagcactgccTGATTGTTTTTTGTAGCAACAGCTCAGAATATGGTCAGTCTGACAAGGAGAGGCCATCTGCATCCAACCCATTTCAATGAGGTTCAGTGTACTTgtggggggacactcaacagtaagtCTTGTATAAGGGTTACGCTTTGGTTTTCGAGAaaaatgaggtcaaatgtcatgacacagGATTGGCTTCAGAtgaagtggaggtgatagaacactaaaaggtgaacacattttacttaaacacgtcaggtccgcaacctcataatttctgaaaaattgatgttcacacagttactgctggatctctctctatgttaatttgaggtagaaaataaagtcaAAACTCAGAAGTGCGGGCAACCATCATGAATccatgtgccgtcttcaacattagaattcctcacagatgcacaggttGCCTATAAGGAGTCAGcttgaaagacatgcaccaggcctcttcagaggccacacgccattattattatttcacagtcATGGACAAGGCCGATATAAAAACATGGTTATGTTGTCATTTTTATACATCTTCTCAAATACAGTACGTATAGTGTATCTTTGAATTGAATAACTTTCCTGggtcagtgaggaaggcaatgggaaaccacgtcacttctcatttccctaatacgtcTCTTCTCTAATGCCTCGGCTACCTGTCATAGCTGGTGGTGGAGATGTTAGGGATCCAACAAGCCTTCAGGCATATATTCAAGAGAGAGTAGGTAATGCAGGCAGGTGAACCTGAGCTAGCACTTGAAATATACTTACAGCTCTTTCCTCTGGGGTCTTGTACTCATATCCTCCAATGGGGTCATCAGTAATGTAGAAGGGATGATACCTGGCTGGAGTCTCAGGATCAAGACCTCCTTCCACAACAAAGGTGTAAGTCTTTCCTCTTACAACATTGATCTCCGGAATCAATAAGCCATTTATGTACCATGATATTCCCCATCCTACATGACCTGTAGAGAAAAAAGTATAACAGTATTAGAGCTTTCATATATTAAGTGATCTTTTCCTCTTAATATATCTAGAAAGTTATTGGAAAGGATTAGTGAGAATAATGAATTGACAATGAAAGTTCTACCATTGTGGCTTGATGGTCCCATTACGGTTATTAAACTCCCTTGTATTATACCTTTAAGTCAGACAACCTGCATAATGCTTATGGA includes:
- the LOC136877674 gene encoding protein Skeletor, isoforms D/E-like, with the translated sequence MSDGALGAQSNYYGKYIGKLKTLHHGVTGEVYAVDARTLHIRDFSYDGEGPAAYFYAGDSKSPNGFGFRVNDENGTPNVLSRYRKKHITVTLPDNKTLRDIKWFSVWCDEFSVNFGDVRIPKNLDFPKPQKIDALNGVHKVSSDNIVVVDAQTLLIPQFSYDGEAPDAKFWVGRGNKPSPQGVRVPDENGKEEPLRKYDHKTIVLTLPKDMTVYDIGHFGVWCEAFTVDFGHIRIPRNLNVPPSLKMLGVSPQSKLNCEVLQDEKAFEVRWAVAGDSVVFQLVGKVDEGDYMAFGLSGDNSSSAMIGGDVVVAWINHTTLAGSADDYHLADKSQCSGKTGSCPDDRLTKKTNNVRVLNVAMVNGYSIITYQRPLRASDKFDLPIWTTGSQPVIWAIGPLNSRYEVSYHHTVHRDDVFIDFTRSPKWNCPLPEVDNAYEETSVPSTPAPVSRRRPTRPSTTLNSEEVTVAPQRQTTSSSRRGTRPPATPAPAPKTGAWEIPPIQCYEPEDGVFYAQMGPTGGKHGYSAITGHVGWGISWYINGLLIPEINVVRGKTYTFVVEGGLDPETPARYHPFYITDDPIGGYEYKTPEERANVRVFAGVQQNRRGEVYPTGTGRLCNWTPNPDQPPADEFASFGAYQRTLTLECDEGEAGLVQWTPDENTPDTVYYQCYTHRYLGWKINVHDSCDSSDGASEPVAARLPAGQNAHEDEDGEDEELQSRPSIRVSTRVKPNGVFYTGDKGNSQDVKENIFKDFQKLPSNTQENFQQDFSFSLISNPESNENTKEEYKDNSDLLVPPSELQQYPSTLVQYIPLSDNTEPKSETYKEKETFLISQNNYNTSDSIPFKPSPPLHKDPELPLSSSHSQDGSQEQPQAELLQATTPSSLGHEQPSDLIVTPSSQPTQYSQADTSQQQFNNVLSSADPMRTPVIHATTPHSVLPQNTEPNDVKLLSDSPVPSQSLDTDNDPKETDNGMQETPDKNMTESDVLKSNSEVQTTIMNPPVLAYKRPLSHRPHGLAPHGYVMPNGRPGPYSAHSQMMFMRPQGYSFRRPIPHRGYTHMHRPVTASTMFRHTYMSTPVPSTYVMTSKKPFFRVTHMGPPHRTMVSPAPYHRPMTTVGMRTTPAMIPTQQQYASTFKNMQYSLPPQRLNHDRLQTRFISTTSEPEIKYSETKKSELTNKSGLVSPAPLVSTSEEPSRLNMPIAVNTGFHPESVVVEGGFKPIVPKTFAAQDRSSVESEPESDVENATHELKALEDMEREIIAELTKEGTEKEERKDNPFEGQQPESFEPMFIPSPPDRIVGQQNGSKLANKKSGVIAEGLIPPAASLNHRNSIQTSRVPGQPLARPRPGAVRRPAYSDNVPPAFRVPIRAGSPSFRHKQIADDAQDETPMAAERMDTYYLPPADYSLDEQQGNPPNVEAQIPPGAVITYDGKPVVDVSLASSISDPSMGSTSFQSPSGTADLIKGTPQFGPYRGEVPPPVPSVVRPESIPQLQNHNKQHAQTIPPQFPQPLRSSVHHTQLSLVGRDDLVPAGSEVKELVHPIKRSKVKGFSTKDKHKAVIHQSDADRKESLDEIEFIDPVNIKRVLTEEDSQTKYRSVREKRSPSPHHEPGHDDHDHSHHNHHDMHSSNHTMLDNGVASPISALCLLLSSTATLLTLY